The following coding sequences lie in one Variovorax terrae genomic window:
- the hemH gene encoding ferrochelatase, with product MTFAKEPPHLEGQQDYTAVLLCNLGTPDAPTPAALRRYLAEFLSDPRVVEIPPLVWKTILHGIILRVRPKKSAAKYASIWTPEGSPLKVWTDKQATLLQGWLGERGHRRLIVRYAMRYGNPSIASQLDLLKAEGVTRILVLPAYPQYSGTTTASVFDAVYAWARTVRSLPELRFVNRYHDDAGYIDALASRITQYWRQHGRPDRLVMSFHGVPERTRLLGDPYSDECQATAQLLAQRLGLAPEQYRLTFQSRFGKAKWLEPYTEPSLIALAKTGVRRVDVVCPGFTGDCLETLEEISQEARNAFLTAGGKEFHYIPCLNDSPEWITALCNVAQRQLAGWPTLAASASAGAAPSPELSSRP from the coding sequence ATGACCTTCGCCAAAGAACCGCCCCACCTCGAGGGGCAGCAGGACTACACCGCCGTTCTGCTGTGCAACCTGGGCACGCCCGATGCCCCCACGCCGGCCGCCCTGCGCCGCTACCTCGCCGAATTCCTGAGCGACCCGCGCGTGGTGGAAATCCCGCCGCTGGTCTGGAAGACGATCCTGCACGGCATCATCCTGCGCGTGCGGCCGAAGAAGTCCGCCGCCAAGTACGCCAGCATCTGGACGCCCGAGGGCTCGCCGCTGAAGGTCTGGACCGACAAGCAGGCCACGCTGCTGCAGGGCTGGCTGGGCGAGCGCGGCCACCGCCGCCTCATCGTGCGCTATGCCATGCGCTACGGCAACCCGTCGATCGCCTCGCAGCTCGACCTGCTGAAGGCCGAAGGCGTCACGCGCATCCTGGTGCTGCCGGCCTACCCGCAATACTCGGGTACCACCACCGCCAGCGTCTTCGATGCCGTCTATGCCTGGGCCCGCACCGTGCGCAGCCTGCCCGAGCTGCGCTTCGTCAACCGCTACCACGACGACGCGGGCTACATCGACGCGCTGGCCAGCCGCATCACGCAGTACTGGCGCCAGCACGGCCGCCCCGACCGGCTGGTGATGAGCTTTCACGGCGTGCCCGAGCGCACCCGGCTCCTGGGCGACCCCTACAGCGACGAGTGCCAGGCCACCGCGCAGTTGCTGGCGCAGCGGCTGGGCCTCGCCCCTGAGCAGTACCGCCTTACCTTCCAGTCGCGTTTCGGCAAGGCCAAATGGCTCGAACCCTACACCGAGCCCAGCCTGATCGCGCTGGCGAAAACCGGCGTGCGGCGTGTCGACGTGGTCTGCCCCGGCTTCACCGGCGACTGCCTCGAGACCCTGGAAGAGATCTCGCAGGAGGCCCGCAACGCCTTCCTCACGGCGGGCGGCAAGGAGTTTCACTACATTCCCTGCCTCAACGACAGCCCGGAATGGATCACCGCGCTGTGCAACGTGGCGCAGCGCCAGCTCGCCGGCTGGCCCACGCTGGCCGCATCTGCATCCGCAGGCGCCGCGCCCTCCCCCGAGCTATCCTCCCGGCCCTGA
- the rfbD gene encoding dTDP-4-dehydrorhamnose reductase — MSTTDDLSAPPRWRILLLGATGLLGRAVAAALQDGFEVMMPPRAQLDLLRAQEVAAFLRQHRPAVVINCAGWSDVDGAQDHPEAAGALNHGAVAALVQACDAAAASLIHFSTDFVFDGRKTAAYTEADLPAPLSVYGQSKLAGEQAVLASAGAHLVLRVSWLYGPGGRNFFSQVRGWLQQDRELRVVADQVSVPNHVQPLAAALREVLARAASERGDFLGRHRGLYHLSASGQASRYEFAREAARALGDRAVARLLPVAAASFPMKAERPAFSALSSRRFERAFGIALADWREAVRAAAPAGA, encoded by the coding sequence ATGAGCACGACTGACGATCTTTCTGCACCGCCGCGCTGGCGCATCCTGCTGCTGGGCGCCACCGGCCTGCTGGGGCGAGCCGTTGCTGCCGCGCTGCAGGACGGTTTCGAGGTGATGATGCCGCCGCGTGCGCAACTCGACCTGCTGCGCGCGCAAGAGGTCGCCGCGTTCCTGCGGCAGCACCGGCCGGCGGTGGTGATCAACTGCGCCGGCTGGAGCGATGTGGACGGCGCGCAAGACCATCCCGAAGCGGCCGGAGCGCTCAACCATGGGGCCGTGGCCGCGCTGGTGCAGGCCTGCGATGCCGCGGCCGCTTCGCTGATCCATTTCTCGACCGATTTCGTGTTCGACGGCCGCAAGACGGCTGCCTACACCGAAGCGGATCTGCCCGCGCCGCTCAGCGTCTATGGCCAGAGCAAGCTGGCGGGCGAGCAGGCTGTGCTTGCCAGCGCCGGTGCTCACCTGGTGCTGCGAGTGAGCTGGCTGTACGGCCCGGGCGGGCGCAACTTCTTCAGCCAGGTGCGGGGCTGGCTTCAGCAGGACCGGGAGCTCCGGGTGGTGGCGGACCAGGTGTCGGTGCCCAACCATGTGCAGCCGTTGGCCGCGGCGCTGCGCGAGGTGCTGGCCCGGGCCGCGAGCGAGCGCGGTGATTTCCTGGGGCGCCATCGCGGGCTGTACCACCTGAGCGCCTCGGGCCAGGCCAGCCGCTACGAGTTTGCCCGCGAGGCGGCCCGCGCACTGGGCGACAGGGCCGTGGCGCGGCTGTTGCCGGTGGCTGCCGCCAGCTTTCCGATGAAGGCCGAGCGGCCTGCCTTCAGCGCGCTGTCGAGCCGGCGCTTCGAGCGCGCCTTCGGCATCGCGCTGGCCGATTGGCGCGAAGCGGTGCGCGCGGCAGCGCCTGCGGGCGCATGA
- a CDS encoding alpha/beta fold hydrolase gives MSFTSNYLVCQGREIHYTEWGASNAEVVIAWHGLARTGRDMDELAAHLSGRYRVICPDTLGRGLSQWSPQPQAEYRLEFYARIAADLFAQLGIGSAHWVGTSMGGAIGTVCASGLFQPQLKGRIKSLLLNDNAPELARPALDRIKAYAGNPPAFATMLELEAFFRQVYQPYGWLSDAQWRRLTETSTRRLPDGRVTPHYDPAMVQQFIHHPDDYLIWDHYDALSIPVLCLRGAESDLVLRETTAQMLQRGPGARGQARVVEVAHCGHAPALNVPEQLDLVASFLHEHD, from the coding sequence ATGAGCTTTACCTCCAACTACCTGGTTTGCCAGGGGCGTGAAATCCACTACACCGAATGGGGGGCGTCCAACGCCGAGGTGGTGATCGCCTGGCATGGACTCGCGCGCACCGGGCGCGACATGGATGAGCTGGCGGCGCACCTGAGCGGGCGCTACCGCGTGATCTGCCCCGACACGCTGGGGCGCGGCCTGAGCCAGTGGAGCCCCCAGCCGCAGGCCGAGTACCGGCTCGAGTTCTATGCACGCATCGCGGCCGATCTGTTCGCCCAGCTGGGCATCGGGTCTGCGCACTGGGTTGGTACCTCCATGGGAGGGGCCATCGGCACCGTCTGCGCCTCGGGCCTGTTCCAGCCGCAGCTCAAGGGCCGCATCAAGAGCCTGCTGCTCAACGACAACGCGCCCGAGCTGGCGCGTCCGGCGCTCGACCGCATCAAGGCCTATGCGGGCAACCCGCCGGCGTTTGCCACCATGCTCGAGCTCGAGGCCTTCTTCCGGCAGGTCTACCAGCCCTACGGCTGGCTCAGCGACGCGCAATGGCGGCGCCTGACGGAAACCTCCACACGCCGCCTGCCCGATGGCCGCGTGACGCCGCACTACGACCCGGCCATGGTGCAGCAGTTCATCCATCACCCGGATGACTACCTGATCTGGGACCACTACGACGCGCTGAGCATCCCGGTGCTGTGCTTGCGCGGCGCCGAGTCGGACCTGGTGCTGCGCGAGACCACCGCGCAGATGCTGCAGCGCGGCCCGGGCGCCCGGGGGCAGGCGCGCGTGGTGGAAGTGGCACACTGCGGTCATGCCCCGGCACTCAATGTGCCGGAGCAGCTCGACCTGGTGGCCAGCTTCCTTCATGAGCACGACTGA
- a CDS encoding HAD family hydrolase gives MLDIKKIRAISLDLDDTLWPIWPTIERAEKCLHLWLTEHAPMTAALFSSPGALRDIRDYMAANRPDLRSDLSAVRRESIRLALYRAGENPLLAEPAFEVFFAERQRVQLFDDALSALEFLSARFPLVALSNGNADVQQVGLGAYFQAAISAREFGVGKPDPRIFHAAAGAVDVPPEAVLHVGDDAMLDVLGGINAGMQTVWVNRADHLWPHEVQPHVTLGNLTELCDLLAH, from the coding sequence ATGCTGGACATCAAGAAAATCAGGGCAATCAGCCTGGATCTGGACGACACCCTGTGGCCGATCTGGCCGACCATCGAGCGCGCCGAGAAGTGCCTGCATCTGTGGCTTACCGAACATGCGCCGATGACGGCCGCCCTGTTTTCAAGCCCCGGCGCGCTGCGCGACATCCGCGACTACATGGCGGCGAACCGGCCCGACCTGCGGTCCGACCTCAGCGCCGTGCGCCGCGAATCGATCCGATTGGCGCTGTACCGGGCGGGCGAGAACCCGCTGCTGGCCGAGCCGGCGTTCGAGGTGTTCTTTGCCGAGCGCCAGCGGGTGCAGCTGTTCGACGATGCCCTGTCGGCCCTGGAATTCCTGTCAGCCCGCTTTCCCCTGGTCGCCTTGTCCAACGGCAATGCCGACGTGCAGCAGGTGGGGCTGGGCGCCTATTTCCAGGCTGCCATCAGCGCCCGCGAGTTCGGCGTGGGCAAGCCCGATCCGCGCATCTTCCATGCGGCGGCCGGCGCGGTCGATGTGCCGCCCGAGGCCGTGCTGCATGTGGGCGATGACGCCATGCTCGACGTGCTTGGCGGCATCAACGCCGGCATGCAGACGGTCTGGGTCAATCGCGCCGACCACCTGTGGCCGCACGAGGTGCAGCCGCATGTGACGCTGGGCAACCTGACCGAGCTGTGCGACCTGCTCGCGCACTGA